A region of Streptomyces sp. WMMC500 DNA encodes the following proteins:
- a CDS encoding winged helix DNA-binding domain-containing protein, whose product MQITTEQRRARIAVRHALAPTARAASPADVADAVVALHATDAATVFLSACARMREPGVTPVERALYEDVSLVKLLSMRRTLFAVSRELAPVVDAAAARAIAARERATFLKHLGDWNGLDEAWLRRAEAAALAVLKDKGEATGSEISAAEPLLRTKITVFPGTRQETEQGVATRVLRMLACDGHIRRGHPRGSWTSSQFRWAPGEDFGGMDVAGAQTELTRRWLYANGPATEADLVWWTGWTKTAARKALAATGAVAVELAEGTGYVLPDDTEPVAEPEPWAALLPGLDPTPMGWKERDWYLDPGHRKALFDGSGNVGPTVWWNGEVVGGWAQRQDGEVVWRMLTDVGGDAERAVAAEAERLAAWVGDARITPRFRTPLEKELAA is encoded by the coding sequence ATGCAGATCACGACAGAGCAGCGACGAGCCCGGATCGCCGTGCGGCACGCGCTGGCGCCGACCGCCCGCGCCGCGTCGCCGGCGGACGTCGCGGACGCGGTCGTCGCGCTGCATGCGACCGACGCGGCGACCGTCTTCCTCTCCGCCTGCGCGCGCATGCGGGAGCCCGGCGTCACGCCCGTCGAGCGCGCGCTCTACGAGGACGTGTCGCTGGTGAAGCTGCTCTCCATGCGGCGCACGCTCTTCGCGGTCAGCCGCGAGCTGGCGCCCGTCGTGGACGCGGCGGCGGCGCGCGCCATAGCGGCGCGCGAGCGCGCCACGTTCCTCAAACACCTCGGTGACTGGAACGGCCTGGACGAGGCGTGGCTGCGGCGCGCCGAAGCCGCCGCGCTGGCCGTGCTCAAGGACAAGGGCGAGGCGACGGGCAGCGAGATATCCGCCGCCGAGCCGCTGCTGCGCACGAAGATCACGGTCTTCCCCGGCACCCGTCAGGAGACAGAGCAGGGCGTGGCCACGCGCGTGCTGCGCATGCTTGCCTGCGACGGGCACATACGCCGCGGGCACCCGCGCGGGTCATGGACGTCGAGCCAGTTCCGGTGGGCGCCCGGCGAGGACTTCGGCGGCATGGACGTCGCCGGGGCGCAGACGGAGCTGACCAGACGCTGGCTGTACGCGAACGGGCCGGCCACCGAAGCCGACCTCGTGTGGTGGACCGGCTGGACGAAGACCGCCGCGCGCAAGGCGCTGGCCGCGACCGGCGCCGTGGCGGTGGAGCTTGCCGAGGGCACGGGGTACGTACTGCCGGACGACACGGAACCGGTCGCGGAGCCGGAGCCGTGGGCCGCGCTGCTGCCGGGTCTCGACCCGACACCGATGGGATGGAAGGAACGGGACTGGTACCTCGACCCCGGACACCGCAAGGCGCTGTTCGACGGCAGCGGAAACGTGGGGCCGACGGTGTGGTGGAACGGCGAAGTCGTCGGCGGCTGGGCACAGCGACAGGACGGAGAGGTGGTGTGGCGGATGCTCACGGACGTGGGCGGCGACGCGGAACGCGCGGTGGCCGCGGAGGCCGAACGACTGGCGGCGTGGGTCGGCGACGCCCGGATAACACCGCGATTCCGCACGCCGCTGGAGAAGGAGCTGGCGGCGTAG
- a CDS encoding GNAT family N-acetyltransferase: protein MSDLAIRRATAADVPVIVAMLADDPLGAARETPDDPAPYEHAFARIDADPGQHLAVAERDGRVVGTLHLTVIPGLSRRGATRALIEAVRVHRDERGGGLGTQLIEWAVEEARRQGCAVVQLTSDATRTDAHRFYERLGFAASHVGFKRML from the coding sequence ATGAGCGACCTGGCAATCCGGCGCGCGACGGCCGCCGACGTCCCCGTCATCGTGGCGATGCTCGCCGACGACCCCCTGGGCGCCGCCCGCGAGACACCCGACGACCCCGCCCCCTACGAGCACGCCTTCGCACGTATCGACGCCGACCCCGGCCAGCACCTCGCCGTCGCCGAACGCGACGGCCGCGTCGTCGGCACGCTCCACCTCACCGTCATCCCCGGGCTCTCCCGGCGCGGCGCGACGCGCGCGCTCATCGAGGCGGTGCGCGTGCACCGCGACGAGCGCGGCGGCGGGCTGGGGACGCAACTCATCGAGTGGGCGGTCGAGGAGGCGCGACGGCAGGGATGCGCGGTCGTGCAACTCACGTCGGACGCGACGCGCACGGACGCCCACCGCTTCTACGAGCGGCTGGGGTTCGCGGCGTCGCACGTGGGGTTCAAGCGGATGCTGTAG
- a CDS encoding VWA domain-containing protein translates to MPTGPLAKGANLPVDAPAVRAELSWSEGPGVPDVDASALLLTAAGRVRDDGDFVFYNQPQHTSQAVTHLGKQTAGGRFTDSVEVLLNSLGPGVERVVLCASADGGTFGQVPALSLRLLDAGTGAELARFDMEATTETAFVGGELYLRNGRWKFRAVGQGYASGLAGLATDFGITVDEAPPPPAAIPAQAPAPPPPAAPAPSAAPAPPPAPSAPTPPAAAPAAPGGPRLVKGEEHLPVDMRKRLSLRKEQVAISLRKHGAADVSARVVLVLDASGSMTRLYAQGVVADVVERMAAVAAELDDDGAMQAWTFASHPARLPDLLLGDLPEWLRLHVRVGQLALFRPRKKRKGLEDGQIDMRTVGIQNEEQKVIAEVRAYVRANPAPDPTLVLFFSDGGVYRNAEIERELREAVDEPIFWQFVGLGAADYGVLERFDSLAGRRVDNVGFFAVDDIGELPDPQLYDRLLSQFPGWITAARSARIL, encoded by the coding sequence ATGCCCACCGGACCGCTCGCCAAGGGCGCCAACCTGCCCGTCGACGCCCCCGCGGTACGCGCCGAGCTCTCCTGGTCCGAAGGCCCCGGCGTGCCCGACGTCGACGCCTCGGCGCTGCTGCTCACCGCCGCCGGCCGGGTCCGCGACGACGGCGACTTCGTCTTCTACAACCAGCCGCAGCACACCTCCCAGGCCGTCACCCACCTCGGCAAGCAGACCGCGGGCGGCCGGTTCACCGACTCCGTCGAGGTGCTGCTGAACTCGCTGGGACCGGGCGTCGAACGGGTCGTGCTGTGCGCCTCGGCCGACGGCGGCACCTTCGGGCAGGTGCCCGCGCTGTCGCTGCGCCTCCTCGACGCCGGAACGGGCGCCGAGCTGGCCCGCTTCGACATGGAGGCGACGACCGAGACGGCGTTCGTCGGCGGCGAACTCTATCTGCGCAACGGCCGCTGGAAGTTCCGCGCGGTGGGCCAGGGCTACGCCTCCGGACTCGCCGGCCTGGCCACCGACTTCGGCATCACGGTCGACGAGGCCCCGCCCCCTCCCGCCGCCATCCCCGCACAGGCACCGGCGCCACCCCCGCCCGCGGCCCCGGCGCCGTCCGCGGCCCCGGCGCCGCCCCCGGCGCCCTCCGCGCCGACTCCTCCCGCCGCCGCACCCGCGGCCCCCGGCGGGCCGCGTCTGGTCAAGGGCGAGGAACACCTGCCCGTCGACATGCGCAAGCGGCTGTCGCTGCGCAAGGAGCAGGTGGCCATCAGCCTGCGCAAGCACGGGGCCGCCGACGTCTCCGCCCGCGTCGTCCTCGTCCTGGACGCCTCCGGCTCCATGACCCGCCTCTACGCCCAGGGCGTCGTCGCCGACGTCGTCGAGCGCATGGCGGCGGTCGCCGCGGAGCTGGACGACGACGGCGCCATGCAGGCGTGGACGTTCGCCTCCCATCCGGCTCGCCTGCCGGACCTGCTCCTCGGGGACCTTCCCGAGTGGCTGCGGCTGCACGTACGGGTCGGGCAGCTCGCCCTCTTCCGCCCGCGCAAGAAGCGCAAGGGCCTGGAGGACGGGCAGATCGACATGCGGACGGTGGGTATCCAGAACGAGGAACAGAAGGTCATCGCCGAAGTCCGCGCCTACGTCCGCGCGAACCCCGCCCCCGATCCGACGCTCGTGTTGTTCTTCTCGGACGGCGGCGTCTACCGCAACGCGGAGATCGAGCGTGAGCTGCGCGAGGCGGTCGACGAGCCGATCTTCTGGCAGTTCGTGGGGCTGGGAGCCGCCGACTACGGCGTACTGGAGCGGTTCGACAGCCTCGCGGGCCGCCGCGTCGACAACGTCGGGTTCTTCGCCGTCGACGACATCGGCGAACTCCCCGATCCCCAGCTCTACGACCGCCTCCTCTCCCAGTTCCCCGGCTGGATCACCGCCGCCCGCAGCGCACGCATCCTCTGA
- a CDS encoding Repetin — MRYVRSNRLRAVVLSAALLATATAGTAGAAGDGHGDERGAESAEHTERTEHAGQRPAASLTGTAKLTRSLGDDITFSFDARLAAKHNDDPQKATGTFRFSHYLGGEGNWAEADVDCLVTGGKVAVVSGVITDTDLPGAKGLRVGVTVHDQGHRDRLGYSWAATGSPVEDKDLVPCVSSAPFEKVKRGTGDFRVQPWKPEL, encoded by the coding sequence TTGCGCTACGTACGCAGTAACCGCCTCCGCGCCGTCGTCCTCTCCGCCGCGCTGCTCGCGACGGCCACCGCCGGTACGGCCGGCGCGGCCGGCGACGGCCACGGTGACGAACGCGGCGCCGAAAGCGCCGAACACACAGAACGCACCGAACACGCCGGGCAGCGGCCCGCCGCCTCCCTGACCGGTACCGCGAAGCTCACCCGGTCGCTCGGTGACGACATCACGTTCTCCTTCGACGCCCGCCTCGCCGCGAAGCACAACGACGACCCCCAGAAGGCCACCGGCACCTTCCGCTTCAGTCACTACCTCGGCGGCGAAGGCAACTGGGCGGAGGCCGACGTCGACTGCCTCGTCACCGGCGGCAAGGTGGCCGTCGTCTCCGGCGTCATCACCGACACCGACCTCCCGGGCGCGAAGGGCCTGCGCGTCGGCGTCACCGTCCACGACCAGGGCCATCGCGACCGCCTCGGCTACAGTTGGGCCGCCACGGGCAGCCCGGTGGAGGACAAGGATCTGGTGCCCTGCGTGAGTTCGGCCCCCTTCGAGAAGGTCAAGCGCGGCACCGGCGACTTCCGGGTCCAGCCCTGGAAGCCCGAGCTCTGA
- a CDS encoding DUF4240 domain-containing protein, which produces MDIDRFWHLVESARSAAAAGGEPFDKALVKLLAGLSPREILAYEERFGEVHGALYRWDVWAAAYLIGGGCSDDGFMDFRAGVIALGRDWYERTAAAPDSLAEHPAVAEAAREGRDEVLSHEEVNYAAGAAFERLTGSKDAFHEAWAAYRPADGQGAEAQDMGEDFDFDDDREMQKRLPRLARLYLGAADRG; this is translated from the coding sequence ATGGACATCGATCGGTTCTGGCACCTCGTCGAATCGGCACGCTCCGCCGCGGCGGCGGGCGGCGAGCCCTTCGACAAGGCGCTCGTGAAGCTCCTCGCGGGGCTCTCCCCGCGGGAGATCCTCGCGTACGAGGAACGGTTCGGCGAGGTGCACGGTGCGCTGTACCGCTGGGATGTCTGGGCCGCCGCGTACCTGATAGGCGGGGGCTGCTCGGATGACGGCTTCATGGACTTCCGCGCCGGGGTGATCGCCCTCGGCCGTGACTGGTACGAGCGCACCGCCGCCGCGCCGGACAGCCTTGCCGAGCACCCGGCCGTCGCCGAGGCCGCGCGGGAGGGCCGCGACGAGGTCCTGTCCCACGAGGAGGTCAACTACGCGGCGGGCGCCGCCTTCGAGCGCCTCACCGGGAGCAAGGACGCCTTCCACGAGGCGTGGGCCGCGTACCGGCCGGCGGACGGTCAGGGCGCCGAGGCGCAGGACATGGGCGAGGACTTCGACTTCGACGACGACAGGGAGATGCAGAAGCGCCTGCCGCGCCTCGCACGGCTGTACCTCGGGGCGGCCGACCGCGGGTAG
- a CDS encoding GNAT family N-acetyltransferase: protein MDKQIQNFAVAHLRRRPDVVETGGFVAGFSPGTDSPYLNYATPLPGADPTGADVAALAGTFRERGLVPRLEFAPGAAPAAAAALRAAGFGTDAVHEYLVCTPDTYTDPLPGGSGPRVETPATDAEFRALDAALAEAFGGAFAASADGAARLRRLAEDGGEVRFVRAGGDGCAGGATCSPPAEDTAELAGVGTRPAYRRRGVAAAVTAALTRAVFDRGAGSVWLEYAGEGARGTYTRVGYRPGGTRLYVSLPAPPPA from the coding sequence ATGGACAAGCAGATCCAGAACTTCGCCGTCGCCCACCTCCGCCGCCGCCCCGACGTCGTGGAGACCGGCGGCTTCGTCGCCGGCTTCTCCCCCGGCACCGACAGCCCGTACCTCAACTACGCAACCCCGCTGCCCGGCGCGGACCCGACCGGTGCCGACGTGGCCGCGCTGGCCGGCACGTTCCGGGAGCGGGGGCTGGTGCCGCGGCTGGAGTTCGCGCCCGGGGCCGCGCCCGCGGCGGCCGCGGCGCTGCGGGCGGCGGGATTCGGGACGGACGCGGTGCACGAGTACCTCGTCTGCACCCCGGACACGTACACCGATCCCCTGCCCGGCGGCAGCGGGCCGCGGGTGGAGACCCCCGCCACCGACGCCGAGTTCCGGGCGCTGGACGCGGCGCTCGCCGAGGCGTTCGGCGGCGCGTTCGCCGCGTCGGCGGACGGCGCGGCGCGGCTGCGGCGCCTGGCAGAGGACGGCGGGGAGGTGCGGTTCGTACGGGCCGGGGGCGACGGCTGCGCCGGCGGCGCGACGTGCTCGCCGCCGGCCGAGGACACCGCGGAACTCGCCGGCGTCGGCACCCGCCCCGCGTACCGGCGCCGCGGCGTCGCGGCGGCGGTGACCGCGGCGCTGACGCGGGCGGTGTTCGACCGCGGGGCGGGGTCGGTGTGGCTGGAGTACGCGGGCGAGGGCGCGCGCGGCACGTACACCCGCGTCGGCTACCGCCCCGGCGGCACCCGCCTGTACGTCTCCCTGCCGGCGCCGCCGCCGGCCTGA
- a CDS encoding cupin domain-containing protein yields the protein MKIITPTPDRTVTTPNAAMESLATPSQGTTALSTWRVRIDAGRSGPVHAIDREQVWMVVSGSLTVTCDGRTETAAAGQAVLLPSDVLRRLGAAEGGGGVEALVAMEAGGSAVTEDGVRHPLPWAE from the coding sequence ATGAAGATCATCACTCCCACCCCCGACCGCACCGTCACCACCCCGAACGCCGCCATGGAGTCCCTCGCCACCCCTTCGCAGGGCACGACCGCGCTCAGCACCTGGCGGGTACGCATCGACGCCGGCCGGTCCGGGCCCGTACACGCCATCGACCGCGAACAGGTCTGGATGGTCGTGTCCGGCTCCCTCACCGTGACCTGCGACGGCCGTACCGAGACCGCCGCCGCCGGGCAGGCGGTCCTGCTCCCGTCCGATGTCCTGCGGCGGCTCGGCGCGGCCGAGGGCGGCGGGGGCGTCGAGGCGCTGGTGGCGATGGAGGCGGGGGGCAGCGCCGTCACCGAGGACGGGGTGCGCCACCCTCTGCCGTGGGCGGAGTAG
- a CDS encoding serine/threonine-protein kinase has protein sequence MEGEAPGQDGAGGEVGGGAEGGADIRPLEEDDPAVLGSYTLLGRLASGGMGRIFLARSVPGGALAAVKTLLAEGEIDAVDRRRFAREVTVARRAEGVRTARVLDADPDAPRPWMATEYVPAPSVAELVRRAGPLAGTAARWVTRGALESLAELHRQGIVHRDVKPQNLLLELAGPRLIDFGISHAADLTRTQLTLGTVAFTSPEQALGEPSTAASDVYSLGATLFHLAVGRPPYPADTEMLLLLTYVAEGRLDLAGLPDELAPVVRACLALSPADRPRTAELLDLFTFELAEFPTVPDAGGWLPASWAGLIEGYARQGRALAADPRVLREGGDAAGGGQGRQGPAGGWPEPAGGGAPGGTQLPPDTVREAPSTVRERAATGSEPTRPEPYATPVPGTGGQHGDGDDGTRDVAGDLHGDADESEDEGHGRGARVFVRSVQTLMASILLVLVVGGAYAYYRSNQSPEPDATDRAFAAVTPGDCVRTDFDPARGWTAAAPETVACGSAPDAPWRVIATEDGGFVERCMGTDAAVAWNRQSDAGFVSLCLERRFAEGECVIGAAPQAGAVLDVTPLTDDTVFATTVGCSDTAAQGRAVLRVLAVVQDAAGCPEPTQVRYRFSERGRMLCLTSP, from the coding sequence GTGGAGGGGGAGGCACCGGGGCAGGACGGTGCGGGCGGCGAGGTCGGCGGCGGTGCGGAGGGTGGTGCCGATATCCGGCCGCTGGAGGAGGACGATCCGGCGGTACTCGGCTCGTACACGCTGCTGGGGCGGCTCGCCTCCGGCGGCATGGGGCGTATCTTCCTCGCCCGCTCCGTACCCGGCGGCGCGCTCGCCGCCGTCAAGACGCTGCTCGCCGAAGGCGAGATCGACGCCGTCGACAGGCGGCGCTTCGCGCGCGAAGTGACCGTCGCCCGGCGGGCCGAGGGCGTACGCACCGCGCGTGTACTCGACGCCGACCCGGACGCGCCGCGGCCATGGATGGCGACCGAGTACGTGCCCGCGCCCTCCGTGGCGGAGCTCGTTCGCAGGGCAGGGCCGCTCGCCGGGACCGCCGCGCGCTGGGTGACGCGGGGCGCGCTGGAGTCGCTGGCGGAGCTGCACCGGCAGGGCATCGTGCACCGGGACGTCAAGCCGCAGAACCTGCTGCTCGAACTCGCCGGACCCCGCCTGATCGACTTCGGCATCTCGCACGCCGCGGACCTCACCCGCACCCAGCTCACCCTGGGCACCGTCGCCTTCACCTCGCCCGAGCAGGCCCTCGGCGAGCCGTCCACCGCGGCCTCCGACGTCTACTCGCTCGGCGCCACCCTCTTCCACCTCGCCGTCGGCCGTCCCCCGTACCCGGCGGACACCGAGATGCTGCTGCTGCTCACATACGTGGCGGAGGGCCGGCTCGACCTGGCCGGGCTGCCCGACGAACTCGCCCCGGTGGTCCGCGCTTGCCTCGCGCTCTCCCCCGCCGACCGGCCGCGGACGGCGGAGTTGCTGGACCTGTTCACGTTCGAGCTGGCGGAGTTCCCGACGGTGCCGGACGCGGGCGGCTGGCTGCCGGCGTCGTGGGCCGGGCTGATCGAGGGGTACGCGCGGCAGGGGCGGGCGCTGGCGGCCGACCCCCGGGTGCTGCGGGAGGGCGGCGACGCGGCCGGGGGCGGGCAGGGGCGGCAGGGGCCGGCCGGCGGATGGCCGGAGCCGGCGGGAGGGGGCGCGCCGGGTGGGACGCAACTGCCGCCGGACACCGTGCGGGAGGCGCCGAGCACCGTACGGGAGCGGGCCGCCACCGGCTCTGAGCCGACCCGCCCCGAGCCGTACGCCACGCCCGTGCCCGGGACTGGCGGCCAGCACGGCGACGGCGACGACGGCACGCGGGACGTAGCCGGTGACCTGCACGGTGACGCAGACGAGAGCGAGGACGAGGGGCACGGCCGGGGCGCACGGGTCTTCGTCCGCTCGGTGCAGACGCTCATGGCCTCGATCCTCCTGGTGCTCGTGGTCGGCGGCGCGTACGCCTACTACCGGTCCAACCAGTCGCCCGAACCCGACGCGACCGACCGCGCCTTCGCCGCCGTGACGCCCGGCGACTGCGTACGCACCGACTTCGACCCGGCGCGCGGCTGGACCGCCGCCGCCCCCGAGACCGTCGCGTGCGGCTCGGCGCCGGACGCGCCCTGGCGGGTGATCGCGACGGAGGACGGCGGCTTCGTCGAACGGTGCATGGGCACCGACGCGGCGGTGGCGTGGAACCGGCAGAGCGACGCGGGTTTCGTCAGCCTCTGCCTGGAGAGGCGGTTCGCGGAGGGTGAGTGCGTGATCGGCGCCGCGCCGCAGGCGGGCGCCGTCCTCGACGTCACGCCGCTGACGGACGACACGGTGTTCGCCACCACCGTCGGATGCTCCGACACCGCCGCGCAGGGCCGCGCGGTGCTGCGGGTACTGGCCGTGGTCCAGGACGCGGCGGGCTGCCCGGAGCCGACGCAGGTGCGCTACCGGTTCAGCGAACGGGGGCGGATGCTGTGCCTGACCTCGCCGTGA
- a CDS encoding serine hydrolase domain-containing protein, giving the protein MPPYDDALLPATARALRHRLAVAQREGRTPSLVAAVVRDEETVWSGARSMIDGHEPTTDVQYRIGSITKTFVAVLVLRLRDEGLVDLADPLGKHVPGVQAPAVTIAQLLSHSSGIGAEPRGPWWERTPGTLRPEIGELFDGDPARHPTGRLHHYSNPGFAYLGALVEALRGAPWGDVLRRELLEPLGLRRTTLLPEAPHAGGFAVHPWADVMQIEPLHDTGRMGPAGQLWSTAGDLARFAAFLVRGDDRVLSADTLAEMRTPAVAPEAASWDSAYGLGMQLIRRDGTLLAGHTGSMPGFLACLLSDVGEGVSAIALTNVTSGVSVSGLAADLIGTVVRHEPRIPEPWRPLAADAVDPELLALTGPWYWGANPHVLRLKEDRWLDLSPLAGAGYASLLRPEADGTWTAVDGYCAGETLRVERSADGEVSHLDLGTFVFTREPYDPEAPVPGGTRGWT; this is encoded by the coding sequence ATGCCGCCGTATGACGACGCCCTGCTCCCCGCCACCGCCCGGGCCCTGCGCCACCGACTGGCCGTCGCGCAGCGCGAGGGCCGGACGCCTTCGCTCGTCGCCGCCGTCGTACGCGACGAGGAGACCGTCTGGTCCGGCGCCCGCTCGATGATCGACGGGCACGAGCCGACCACCGACGTCCAGTACCGCATCGGCTCGATCACCAAGACGTTCGTCGCCGTGCTGGTGCTCCGGCTGCGCGACGAGGGCCTCGTCGACCTCGCCGACCCGCTGGGCAAGCACGTCCCCGGCGTTCAGGCTCCCGCGGTGACCATCGCCCAGCTCCTCTCCCACAGTTCCGGTATCGGCGCCGAGCCCCGCGGCCCCTGGTGGGAGCGGACTCCGGGCACGCTGCGCCCGGAGATCGGCGAACTCTTCGACGGCGACCCCGCCCGGCACCCGACGGGCCGCCTCCACCACTACTCCAACCCCGGCTTCGCCTACCTCGGCGCGCTCGTCGAGGCACTGCGCGGCGCGCCGTGGGGCGACGTGCTGCGGCGCGAGCTGCTGGAGCCGCTGGGGCTGCGGCGTACGACGCTGCTGCCCGAGGCACCGCACGCCGGCGGCTTCGCCGTTCACCCGTGGGCCGACGTCATGCAGATCGAGCCGCTGCACGACACCGGCCGGATGGGCCCCGCGGGCCAGTTGTGGTCCACGGCCGGCGACCTCGCCCGGTTCGCGGCCTTCCTCGTGCGCGGCGACGACCGGGTGCTCTCCGCCGACACGCTGGCGGAGATGCGCACCCCCGCCGTGGCCCCCGAGGCCGCCTCCTGGGACAGCGCGTACGGGCTCGGCATGCAGCTCATCCGCCGCGACGGCACGCTGCTCGCCGGCCACACCGGCTCCATGCCCGGGTTTCTCGCCTGCCTCCTTTCCGATGTCGGCGAGGGCGTGAGCGCGATCGCCCTCACGAACGTCACTTCCGGCGTGTCCGTCTCCGGACTGGCCGCGGATCTGATCGGCACCGTCGTGCGGCACGAGCCGCGCATCCCCGAGCCGTGGCGTCCGCTGGCCGCGGACGCGGTGGATCCGGAGCTGCTGGCTCTCACGGGCCCGTGGTACTGGGGCGCGAACCCGCACGTGCTGCGGCTGAAGGAGGACCGGTGGCTGGACCTGAGTCCGCTGGCCGGCGCGGGCTACGCCTCACTCCTCCGCCCGGAGGCGGACGGCACGTGGACGGCGGTCGACGGCTACTGCGCCGGTGAGACGCTGCGGGTGGAGCGGTCGGCGGACGGCGAGGTGTCGCACCTCGACCTGGGCACCTTCGTCTTCACCCGCGAACCGTACGATCCGGAAGCCCCCGTCCCCGGCGGCACCCGCGGCTGGACGTGA
- a CDS encoding MarR family winged helix-turn-helix transcriptional regulator — MTRDHDGPPTPELLFLLGMAFQLVLSEFNERVTAAGYPDLRPVHGMIFQILGADGATGSELAARLGVTKQAAGQLVDDLENRGYVRRTAHPAGGRRKLVVLTDAARRHLDTAGSILHDLEAELARRTGADTPLLRTELLRLVHGIAGDDLPPLRPVW; from the coding sequence GTGACCCGCGACCACGACGGCCCGCCGACGCCCGAGCTGCTGTTCCTGCTCGGCATGGCCTTCCAGCTCGTACTGAGCGAGTTCAACGAGCGTGTGACCGCCGCCGGTTACCCCGACCTGCGGCCGGTGCACGGCATGATCTTCCAGATCCTCGGCGCCGACGGCGCCACCGGCAGTGAACTCGCCGCCCGGCTCGGCGTCACCAAACAGGCCGCCGGCCAGCTCGTCGACGACCTGGAGAACCGCGGCTACGTACGCCGCACCGCCCACCCCGCCGGCGGACGCCGCAAGCTCGTCGTCCTCACCGACGCCGCCCGCCGGCACCTGGACACCGCCGGGAGCATCCTGCACGACCTCGAAGCCGAACTCGCGCGCCGCACGGGTGCCGACACCCCTCTCCTCCGCACCGAACTCCTCCGCCTCGTCCACGGCATCGCCGGCGACGACCTCCCCCCGCTACGCCCCGTCTGGTGA
- a CDS encoding serine/threonine-protein kinase: protein MPDLAVTPGPLHRADPRHLGPYRLVARLSAGGMGRVYLAVETGTGELAAVKTLLAEGEIGDADRARFAREVGVARRVAGRHTARVRAADPEAERPWLATDYVSAPSLAELTARGGPADPATVARLAADCATALEALHTAGVVHRDLKPQNVLLPADGIRVIDFGISHATDLTRTRLTLGTLAYIAPEQARGEPATPACDVYALGATLCTLATGRPPSPDTGDPVRLLALVARGAVELGAVPEPLLGLVRACLALDPAARPGPVALRMLAQEAGAAAAAGPAGGGGGGASWPGMPDRWAGIVLAYQRQGRELTERYGGGGAEAPAPAEPAGEAWGEASAQEVRAPGTSAPRAQAPGASAPGAPAPRASAPEAPPATPAPDPATARRFAGLTPRGWRAAGSLVGNCAGLAFLVLGTLAVVGTIIAIVVAVALE, encoded by the coding sequence GTGCCTGACCTCGCCGTGACGCCCGGCCCGCTGCACCGGGCCGACCCGCGCCACCTCGGCCCGTACCGGCTGGTCGCCCGGCTGTCGGCGGGCGGCATGGGCCGGGTCTACCTCGCCGTCGAGACCGGCACGGGCGAACTCGCCGCGGTCAAGACGCTGCTGGCGGAAGGGGAGATCGGCGACGCGGACCGGGCGCGGTTCGCCCGCGAGGTCGGCGTGGCAAGGCGGGTCGCCGGGCGGCACACCGCGCGGGTACGCGCCGCCGACCCCGAGGCCGAGCGCCCGTGGCTGGCGACGGACTACGTGTCGGCGCCCTCGCTCGCCGAACTCACCGCGCGCGGCGGGCCCGCGGACCCCGCGACCGTGGCCCGGCTCGCCGCCGACTGCGCGACGGCCCTGGAGGCGCTGCACACCGCCGGGGTCGTGCACCGCGACCTGAAACCGCAGAACGTGCTGCTGCCCGCCGACGGCATCCGGGTCATCGACTTCGGCATCTCGCACGCCACCGACCTCACGCGGACGCGGCTGACCCTCGGCACCCTCGCGTACATCGCCCCCGAGCAGGCGCGCGGCGAGCCGGCGACGCCGGCGTGCGACGTGTACGCGCTGGGCGCCACGCTCTGCACCCTCGCCACCGGCCGCCCACCCTCCCCCGACACCGGCGACCCCGTGCGGCTGCTGGCGCTCGTCGCGCGTGGGGCCGTGGAACTGGGCGCGGTGCCGGAGCCGCTCCTGGGCCTGGTCCGCGCCTGCCTGGCCCTTGACCCGGCGGCCCGGCCGGGACCGGTCGCGCTGCGGATGCTGGCACAGGAGGCGGGCGCGGCTGCCGCTGCCGGACCGGCCGGCGGGGGTGGGGGTGGGGCGTCGTGGCCGGGCATGCCGGACCGGTGGGCGGGGATCGTCCTGGCGTACCAGCGGCAGGGGCGGGAGCTGACGGAACGGTACGGGGGCGGGGGCGCGGAGGCACCGGCCCCGGCGGAGCCGGCGGGGGAGGCGTGGGGGGAGGCGTCGGCTCAGGAGGTGCGGGCACCGGGTACGTCGGCGCCACGTGCGCAGGCACCGGGGGCGTCGGCACCGGGCGCGCCTGCACCGAGGGCGTCCGCACCGGAAGCGCCGCCGGCCACGCCCGCACCCGACCCCGCTACCGCGCGGCGCTTCGCGGGGCTCACGCCGCGCGGCTGGCGGGCCGCCGGCAGCCTGGTCGGGAACTGCGCCGGGCTCGCCTTCCTCGTTCTCGGCACACTCGCCGTGGTCGGCACGATCATCGCCATCGTGGTCGCCGTCGCCCTCGAATGA